The nucleotide window caacttTAACCAATGCCAACATAGTGAACGAACTAAGTCACCAAGGATGGTAATTGAAGGAGAGATTTGCAATTTTCGCCTTCAACCACACAAAAGAAAGTGACTTAATGTTATTAACTATCTGATGTGTCGAACAAACTTTGCCATTGAATATCctgttgtttctttcttttcatattttccACATCGTAGCATACCATATTAAGTGCATAATGGAATGCCGCACCTTAGAACAGATACCACCAACATAACCAAATTGATTGAGATGATCTGCGGGTACAATAGGGAGGACCGAGCAGACACCCAACCAACAGTGAATGAAGTGTGTCAGAATTCCCCAAAACAAtcacaatgtaaaaataaatgggGGGAAGTTTCCACCGAACCACAACCACCAACGCACAAACGAGCATCAGAAGCTATAACTCCACGACGAAACAAGTTGTCCTTAGTTGACAACCTGTCACGGAACAAACGCCAAGTGAAGAGAACCACCTTCAGAGGAACATCCTTATGCCAAAGAAACTTCGAAGAAACCGGAGTGACTGGATGATGCTGATGAAcaaaacccacttgggttggtctggtggtattggcttgggacctgggagtgtgctcctcctcgaggtctcaggttcgattctctcggATGCCAATTTAGGTgagctaatttagcttcttaaaaaaaaaaaggactttATAAGCACTCTGAACAGTTAAATCCTTACTCGATTCCAAGTTCCAAAGCCACCCGTCCTCTCTGTCAACCTGTAAAGTCACATTTTGAAATAATAAACATAATTCCCTCACCATCTTACGCCAAAGAGTCGGGAAGCCCATCTTACGCATCACCTCATCCAGATATCCCACAATCTACAGAGTCATAGGCTTTCTCAAAACCCACTTTAAAAAGATGCAACTCTTTCCGCTGTTTACGAGCTTCATCTACAATCTCATTCGCCACCAAAATACCATCAAGAATCTGGCGACCTTTAATGAAAGCAGACTGAGAATCAGAAATAAATGCAACTTGTAATATTGTAAGTTTAaagattcatttaataaaaattgaaataatatttatcaataaaattgtatttaagaAATAATTCATATTATTCATActaatttatgaattttgagCTCTTCTTTGAATCAAAACCAATTgtcttttttgaattttaacacAAAAGATGTAAGAAAATTaacatggaattttttttttgtttttttgagaaACATGGAATTtaaatgttatatatatttaatgcatttttgtttttgtctaaaAATTAATGAGTGTGACTAGGATGTGCAGTGCAAAATGACAAACAAATAGAATACAAATGCTAAATGACATAGACATATATCCAAAGAATTTGAGGACTGAATGCGATCTATGCTCCAGCCATAAATAGGTTGGTAATttggtatatatatatgttgaattTTATCTTCATCTATATTCTTTCTTATTGGGGTTTAAGTTCAAAATTTCTTTGtcgatattttttttagaggtaatTTATCTATATGTTAAATGTATATTTCATTATGTATCATCATTGATATTGATAGTTTTCCTGGTCTTATATGGGTAAGTTTTCCCTTATCTAGATTTCAATCTATAAAAGTATGTGAATGTATAATGATTCGTCACAATAATcctttaatatattaaaattttaaaatagtcatgATTGTGTACTCTTGTTAGTTAAAATTAGGGGTGTTTATGATGCGGTTTGATTCGGTTTTGAGcataaaagtcatccaaaccgagggataaaaaaacatgatgtttagtttggttcggttgatttttaaaaagtcatccaaaccaaaccaaaccaaaccaatgcggtttggattgATTCGATTTGTGCGGTTTATCGCgggataaaaaatattacattaactctaaAATTGCCaacttgttacaaaataaacataggacatgttattttgttgtttatatgataaattattaggtaaaacttatatcaaaataattaaaattaagaagaaacatatgaatgaaacaaattattgggaagaaaaggaaacaaattcatcactAGAAATGAATTAAAAGAGATCGAAAGGAATTAGAATCGAACCTGATGGTGCAACAATGGAAAAATCgaatcaaaagagattattCTTGGGCTATGTAATTGGGCTAGTACATgtttaagtaatattcattattcttgcggtttggtttggttcggttcggttgctgagatgcaaaccgcaaaccgaaccaaaccgcgcGGTTCAGTGCAAAAGTAATCTGAACCAATTAGCGGTTTCGGTTTGGATTGatttggtttgcggtttttctattgagttggtttggttttgaacacccctagttAAAAGAGTTTATGATGCAAAAGTAATCTCTCAATACTCACAATAACTCTTTTTATATAGAGACTGAAATGATAATATGTAAATACTTATAAGGACtaatataacaataaataaGTATACTGAAGGGACtaatatgataatattaaagaaacatttcaacatcagaaattattttgactaacgaaATGCACAATcagataatattttaaaattttgatacattgatgTTACTATTATACCTACTATCAAAGTGACTACTAtccttataatattttaaaattttgatatgatgTGACTATTATGACTACTATCAAAGTGACTATTATTCTTATATTAAGTAAATGAAGGTATATTTGAGTGAACTAAATATTCTCCACATATAATTGTAgaaattaatcattttaatttgaCAGGTCTTTAGTCCCTtttgaacaagaaaaaaaaaaagaaatacaacaGGTGACAAAGTTGTTTCTCAAAAGTTTTTAATGCCAATTCATTCTCAaagtttaaattcaattttaaacaTCTAATTTTTTCTTTGGTTACATTTTTGTACATCTAATTGAATTCGAAGAAATATGAATCATCTTATTTAAACTCTCTAAAGTAAATAAcatatgatatagaaaataaaaattaaatatatcttaagtatttatttttcgAGTGAACAAATAGTTTCACactaaaaagtataaaatatatagaaaTGATACACGAATAAtcattttgtaacaactttctttttcatactcaaattgtatttttatattctctctctactattttgatttttatgtcaaTATTCATattctttgtatattttaacaaacaTTTGCAAACCATTTGGAAACCAAAAGAAAACATTTGGaaataaaattcacatttaTGTCAATATTCATattctttgtatattttaacaaacaTTTGCAAACCATTTGGAAACCAAAAGAAAACATTTGGaaataaaattcacatttaTGCCCCTAAAAAAACAGACTCAAACATACAACTTGCTAAAGGCATCCATTTCAATCCACCAGCAACTGGCATGTTATTCTGAACTACCTACTCTTCTTCCCCATTCCCATTCTTATTGCCTTTTCTTTCATCCATTCATTTACCAACATGTCACATCAACTCTAGACAAACATCATCGTCAAAAACCCTTACACATTAATTAGGCACCGTCACTCATTAATTAAGTCATAACCTTGGCTTTTTCTGGTTTTCTCTATGCCATGTTAGCTTGTTTTATCATGAACACTAGTCTAAGGGATAATTTACGCCctatatgtaaccaaaaaaagagtgtatatatatatatatatatatatatatatatatatatatatatatatatatatatatactttttattatttttatatacataaatAATTCATCGAAGCAATCAGTCTCTGTTGTTACAACCTAATAGTTTTAAGGGTTAAGGGTACTTTACCCCCtagtaatataggtcatttttggttttccccctgtaaaatattttttttgtgtaattttttttttggaataccccctaataggccataaaaaaacgactttatttatttattttttttgcagaatttttcatttttttatgatctattaggggggtattccaaaaaaagtaatattttacagggggtaaataaaaaaaaatattttacaggggagaaaataaaaaatgacctatattacaggggataaaacaccattaaccctagtTTTGATTGTGACGATATATTATATAGTATTTTGAATTTAAAGCTAGACCATACATTCTCTCTCCTTGTGTGTATGTGTTAGCCACTTGACCTatagaaacaaaatataaaagtaCATTATTTTGTCCAGATAGATATAAAGGTAATTACTTTTTTCactttatagatttttttatgcgtcttattttttttctttttaaaataatttattcagattatataatccgaaacatATTGATAGAagttttcagattatataattcgaaaatATGCTTTGTTCATATTTAGTACATTGTTTTCACTACGTAATTAAATATGacaaacaacataaaataaatgtaaatagaCAAAAATGTAAAGAGATAAAAAGATGATacaaattcttattttattaaaatataaatattttcgtTCATAGTATATTTACAATAAAATTgaagcttattataaaaaattttcAAACATCTAATGCTAATTTATTAAACCTAAAACTAAACCTGCAACACAAGAAGATTCAGGGGGAAGTTGAAGAAGATGGAGGGGAAAGGAAGGCTGGGGGTACACTTTGCTTCCTTTCTAAGGCAAATGAGACTTTGATGGTCAACCTGACACCTAGACAAAGAATTCTTAACCCCTGGCAGATGGTGCTTCTTTGCAGCGTGACACCATCCCCATTAACCGTTCATACAATCCCTAAAATTCTAGAATAGCCTTTTTATATGAAAGGTCAACGATGGAAACACATTGTAGAAGAAAGGAGGACGAAAGACTGTGAAATTATGGAATGAGAAATTGTGAAGGATTGAAGAGTATttattgagaatttttttgaagaatgacTTACATAGTGTAACAAATCATAAATATGGTCAAAAGATGTGTTCAAAGAATCTGACCAGCCATTAAAATTGGTAAAACCCAAAGAAAAACGTGATCCATGAGTAACTATTGCTGAGCAAATAATCGTCCAACATACTAGGGTTGTTCATATTATACAATTCGAAATAGTTCCAGAtacttttaaataataaaattcgaACCACTTCAATAACGTGTTAGACTCGTACTTTATGGGGTGACAGAAATTTCGGATTATACAATCCATACATGTTTAgtacatgatttttttatgtGGTCCTAATTGCACCGACGGTTTATGTGGCCCACGACGCACATAAACATCTATAAATTAGTGTGCCTATTAAGCAGTaaaccacaacaacaaaatcgTGGACATTTCTGTCATTGATCCGAACACCAAGCTAGTTGCAATTTACTACCACGGGGGAAACCTCCTCATTTGTTTAAGATTCACACTGATGTCACACTATCCGGGTTAAAGGAACAGTTGAATCAAATCAACCGTCAACTCAACCATAGAGACACAAGGAGAGTGGACAGTGTTGATTATTGACGTTCATTGACCAACTCAACTGGAATTGTGCGGTTAAGCTGGATGAAGCTCACGAACAACAGCGATGCGAAAACCATGTTATCGATTTGGTTAGTACAGTACTAAAAGACCGATCAAATTGGATGCTTCATTGGTCAAATCTATTGaagaaattgttgaattatgtcTCTGatgtatttgaaatttttatatttaattcaagtCACTGAAATTAAACTCCAAGTgttaaaactctttttttttaggatgCAAGTCATGCTcagattatgtaatccgaaccaattcaacacaatttttttctgTGGTCCAAATTGCATCGACAATTTCTGCGGTACACGACACACATAAACTTATATTAATTAGTGTGCTCCGTTTTCATTTGTTGCAAAACACAACCAAAGACTATGAAAAATCATCCAAAAGATATGAACACCAAGTGGTTGCTGTGAGCTAGATCTTGTTACTTCGACAATAGAAATTTGTCAGTTGACAAGGCAACAAGatataaatcaaaacaatcatCTTGAAACACATTGTCTTTCATCATTATGTTGCAGATTTGATTACGAAGAGTTTGTTGTGAACTTGATCCAGTTGACCAGCAGATATACGCATGTCGGTTTCCAGACCAGTTAGATCAAGTACAAAAACACCTCTTTGAGCACCTTCTTTTTCATCATCACTTAtgttattatgttgtttatgctGTTGAATTATGTTTTGTACCTGTTTTTGTCCAATGCCATTCATTGAAAACCCttcaaaaacttaatttaaacatAATTTGGGActatttggattataaaatccgaaaggTTTTAGAaagtttcagattatataatccgaaaccTCCCAGACTGTGTGGATTGTGGCGTAACACCCAAGGTTTGAACGGTTTGTGGTGTATTTAATGcatttttggtttatttatgCATTGTAAACATATCCTTTGACTGTAGTTACAGTCTAGGATATGTTTATAGCTATAAATAGCCTTGCATGGTtcaacatattcattcattcttcatttCTCATACTTTCTTACATTTTCCTTCTCGTTTTTTAGTTAGGAGTGTTTATGATatcatgatcacttctgaccgCACATACAATCTTAACTACATAAATTATAATTTCCGTCTCTCAATGTTTTTTTCCGTCTTCAATTCCGTCTCTATTAGAGACAAACATGATTTTGTCTCTAAATTCTGTCggtatttcaactttttctagCCGTGCTTGAAATTGCTTTGCAATTTATGCAGATAATATACGACGgtcagaagaaatttttgatatCAATTACaacacaatttatttatattgttaAAACTCCTATCAATCTGTTTCAGATTATAGAATCTGAACAAAGGGgtattttcaagaaaaaaataggaCGCTCAAGAATAGaatagatgaaaaaaataatagtctaaTTATTAgtagtacattttttttttcaaaaaataaactacATTTGTTTTGTGCGAACGTTGCTATTTGCATCCTCCAGTTTTTTTTAACACACCCGTATTCCATTTTCTTCAATACTATGGtcaatattaaataatattcaaattagGAGATAACTGTGTGTTCAGTTAATGGTCAATGGATCGTAACACTTTATTATATTCATTATTCATCTATCGAGTATAATAACCACATATTTAAACTATGTTAactatctaatttttttttgaaatttgatgtCGAAATTGTACAACTCTACTTCAAGTACCAAATTATATAAGTAAGActcataaacaagaaaaaaaataatacaaaagagAATTTTATCAAATAGGAGATGTGGATTAATGTTGACTTgtgaagaaataaaaacacaGAGAAGAAGCTGCATGGAAACAAAACTATAGATTTTGCATTATAGGACAAAGACCCGGCAACACTAAAAGGGAGGGATTAAGAAAACCATTGGAATGCGCTTTAAGTGGAATTAATTCAACTTATTTAAGGCAAAGAAAtagtcaaaaaataatttataatattattttttcccaAATATTCACACACCTAATTTAACTTATTGTTAGTTAACTATTGCTACACTCAGGCCTTCTTTCTTGTGCTTGAGTGGCTTGCAAAATAGAATTACTAATAGCCTTCCAATGCCATTTTCTAAATCAAGCAAATTTtgggaaataaataaaagaaacatcAAGTAGCAATTAGTATTAACTTTTTCTCATATGGTTATTGAATCCTCATTAGAGTTGGCACTTATGACTGTTCCCTAAATATATCcactttgattttgtttagTGTTTCTCACTTGAATtgattgtttaagaaaaaatatcaaaaagttAGGGGAAAATGGCAGGTGGAGCATTTGCAGATGGTAGCACCCTCAAGAGGGCTCATCTTTATGAGCATAAGATAACTGGTTATCTCATATTTTCTTGCATTATTGGAGCACTTGGTGGGGCTCTATTTGGATATGATCTTGGTGTTTCAGGTGAGTTCAACTTAATTGTTCATCTCCTTATTATAAAAAACCaatacaaattttgattttgccaTTTATAGGTATAGGGAATCATTTTCAAAGAGAAATTGAAGAGTTTATATAACCTTAATTGATGATTATGCACATATTAGACCTGTGTACGTATTTTATCCCAAGTTAAATATAACTCaacttttttttcccctttcaaGTGAACCCATTAGGGAAATTTTAGGAagtaatttgaaaatcaatttttattttttattgtattaacCATTCATTTTTCAAAGGAACACACTCTTGATAATTTAATGTTCAGTCGGGAATAAATAAAGTTTGACAAAAGATTGTTTtagttgaaattaaaatttgagttcTCTTGAACTATTATTCGTGAACTAAGGGTATGAAAGTATTGCTTGATGTTCACAGGTGGTGTTACTTCCATGGATGATTTCCTCGTAGAATTCTTCCCACATGTGTATGCGAGGAAGCATGAAAAACTTCAAGAAACAGATTATTGTAAATATGATGATCAAATATTGACACTATTTACTTCATCTCTCTACTTTGCGGCTCTTGTGTCCACATTTGGCGCTTCAAGTCtaacaaaaaacaaaggaaGGAGAGCAAGTATCTTAGTTGGTTCTGTAAGCTTCTTTTGTGGAGCTATTATCAACGCAGCTGCCAAGAATATAGCAATGTTGATCATTGGACGTATTCTTCTTGGAATTGGTATTGGATTTGGAAACCAAGTAAGTTTAATTTTAGAGTTTAATAACTACAGACTACTGGATTTTTCTTCCCACTAATTTTACTTGCATAGCATGATTTTTCTAATTATTACGGTGCAGGCTGTTCCTCTATATCTTTCAGAAATGGCACCAGCAAAAATTAGAGGAGCAGTGAACCAACTCTTCCAATTAACAACATGTTTAGGAATTTTGATTGCTAACCTTGTGAATTATGGTACTGAGAAAATTCACCCTTGGGGATGGAGATTATCCCTAGGTTTAGCAACAGTTCCAGCAATATTCATGTTCATTGGAGGCATTTTTTGTCCAGAAACACCAAACAGTCTCGTTGAACAAGGCCGAATGGATGAAGGAAGAGTAGTGTTGGAAAAGATTAGAGGAACCAGAAATGTTGATGCTGAATTTGATGATCTTATTGAGGCTAGCAGAGAAGCAAAATCTATTAAGAATCCATTTCAGAATCTCCTTTTGAGAAAGAATAGACCTCAATTCATCATTGGTGCAATTTGTATTCCAGCATTTCAACAACTTACTGGAAACAACTCTATTCTATTCTATGCTCCTGTTATTTTCCAAACAATTGGATTTGGCTCTGGTGCATCTCTATATTCATCTGTTATTACAAGTGTTGCTCTTGTTCTTGCTACACTCATCTCAATGGCTTTGGTTGACAAGTTTGGTAGGAGAGCTTTCTTTTTGGAAGCTGGTACTGAAATGATAATATGCATGGTAATTACAtctttcatatatattattaagagTCATGCTAATTAAGTTGCTATCTTCTGCGTCCCTTTATGCACAAGTTAAAgatctaaaaaaagaattaaaacataaattttgtattgtataaataagtttttaagcTTTGTGGATATAGAATGCATAATTTCCAAACTTAGGTTTCTACATATCTGGATTCGtaggcacaagttagcatttccctattATTAACCTACTTTAAATAAACTTTTCTAAAAATACTAGTTGCTTGGATTGACATGTTTTAGCTTATCTACTCACATAAACACTTGAAGAATGTTTGGAAGAGTTTATAAAAGCAACTAATGTTATATTCATAAGTTATTTtccagcttatttccataagctcattaaggatagcttatgaaaaaaacttatttctttatgaaaacagtttgactttattgttatagaaataatttataaataagcATTTATGCGATAAACACTTCTGCTATAAGTGTTTGCTGTTTATGCAAGGAGAGcctgaaatgaaaaataaaacatgactGATATACACCACTCTTTTTGTTGCTaatttgagaatattttttggttgttttgaaTTTGCAGGTTGCCACAGCTATAGTTTTGGCTACTTGTTTTGGAGATGGAAAACAACTTTCATTTGGAGTTGCAATCTTTCTAGTTTTAGtgattttcttatttgttttggCATATGGAAGATCTTGGGGTCCCTTAGGGTGGTTGGTTCCTAGTGAACTCTTTCCATTAGAGATAAGGTCATCTGCACAAAGTGTTGTGGTGTGTGTCAACATGATCTTCACCGCCATTGTCGCACAGTTCTTCCTTGTGTCACTTTGCCACCTTAAATACGGAATCTTCTTGCTTTTTGGTGGATTGATTGTCCTTATGAGCTGCTTTGTCTACTTCCTATTGCCAGAAACCAAGCAAGTTCCAATTGAAGAGATTTATCTTCTGTTTGAGAATCATTGGTTTTGGAAGAATATTGTCAAAGACGAAAACAAGGGGTCTGAAACACAAGCATAAGTCGAAGTCTCGAATGTTGTTCATTctgaatttgttttttcaaagaCAAATAAATGTTAGCGGTTAATAAAGTTAGGGGATGGGAAATTTTGTACGTAGGAAGGATCAAATCATGTACCTCCATAGTCAATACTAGGCCACCTTCAGAGACTTTTtgcttatgattttatgaagagTTTTACAATTTTCTTCATGTGTTGatacattttaatttcattcttAAGGACTTCAATCTTACGGTTCTTttagaacaacaacaattacTTGAAAATCCATTTAACTAATTCCCAATGATGCTTACCCGATTTGGACATAAACTTGCGAACTTGACTTACAACTTATGCCAAATCTAGTCTAGTGCAGACCATAACATACATCAAACAACCAATAACACTGACATAAGGAACCTTTGACATATACTTAACTTCTGCATCTATCTTTGGACACTAATCCAATGAGAGCTTCAAGTGATTCGCTAGTGGAGTACTCATGGCCTTCAAATTGCCCTTGTCAAATCTATCTAACTCCTTTTCAACATAGTTTTTCTAAGAGGGCCATAACTTTCTAGCACTCATATCCCTATGAATTTTCATACTAAGAATATTCTTAGCAACACCCAAGTCCTTCATGTCAAACTTCTTTCCTTCCCAGCAAGATTTAAAGGAGTTTTAATAAgcatttaaaaacaatttataggaGTTTTAGATGATTTGCTCATGGTTTTGAGGGATATTATGTAatgttttgaattaaatttttgttattatatatcTTCCACAACCAGACAATTCCATAGGTGTGCACATATAAATATGCATTCATAACTTGATGTTTTAAGGCAAAGGAAAGCTATTGGAGCATCAAATAGGATTCTCACAcctcctcaatttttttttagagtatgTTTTGTTTTACGTTGGTTATGCATTTTGATATACCATGAGTAATTAAACACCTTTTGATATATTATGGTTCTAAGATAaaactctatttatttgttgaaattcattaaaaatatttatttatttagtgttatatttaatttccATACGTTTCGCACTTGGTTCTATGACGGACTAGGAAGTGACACTTGTGCAAGTGTAAGTCCCTGCCTTGGGTGTGAGCGTAAGTCCCCACTTTGGTTGTCCTAGTGGTGTTGGCTTGAGACCTTGGAGTGTGATCCTCCTTAAAgtctcatgttcgattctcCTTGGTGCCAATTTGGGTGGATTAGTtaagcttattaaaaaaaaagtccacaTTCGAGAAGCAATCTGACATTCTGACGCCTCCTGCATCCGTGCAAGGATAAGTCCCTTAA belongs to Medicago truncatula cultivar Jemalong A17 chromosome 6, MtrunA17r5.0-ANR, whole genome shotgun sequence and includes:
- the LOC25496940 gene encoding sugar transport protein 14, with the protein product MAGGAFADGSTLKRAHLYEHKITGYLIFSCIIGALGGALFGYDLGVSGGVTSMDDFLVEFFPHVYARKHEKLQETDYCKYDDQILTLFTSSLYFAALVSTFGASSLTKNKGRRASILVGSVSFFCGAIINAAAKNIAMLIIGRILLGIGIGFGNQAVPLYLSEMAPAKIRGAVNQLFQLTTCLGILIANLVNYGTEKIHPWGWRLSLGLATVPAIFMFIGGIFCPETPNSLVEQGRMDEGRVVLEKIRGTRNVDAEFDDLIEASREAKSIKNPFQNLLLRKNRPQFIIGAICIPAFQQLTGNNSILFYAPVIFQTIGFGSGASLYSSVITSVALVLATLISMALVDKFGRRAFFLEAGTEMIICMVATAIVLATCFGDGKQLSFGVAIFLVLVIFLFVLAYGRSWGPLGWLVPSELFPLEIRSSAQSVVVCVNMIFTAIVAQFFLVSLCHLKYGIFLLFGGLIVLMSCFVYFLLPETKQVPIEEIYLLFENHWFWKNIVKDENKGSETQA